TTGCTGAAAGAAACCAGAAATCCGAGAGAGTCAATCACACTTTAAGGACAAGAAATGGGCAATTCCACTCATAAAGAATGCGTAGATAGTGGCTTCTTAATGACCAGACCAGTGAGAACCCGTATCACACCGAGGAACGTGAACTCGTTGAAAGAAGGGGATCATATTACTTGGCATAGGACTTATGGAATCTGGCATCACGCGAATGTGGTAAAAACATTTTCGTCGGGGCAGATTGAAGTTCGTCATTTTGCTTCAGACAGAACGGGATTGAAAGCTAAAGCGATAATCCAAAACAAAGTCGTGGATCCTCTGAAGGAAAATGGTATCCTCTACAGAATCAATAACAGCAGCATTCCAGGCGGAAATTCTGCTGAATTAGTGGTAGCGAGAACAAGGTATTTACATTAGCTGTCAACAATCGGCCAATATTTCAACATGAAACTGCCGCCATGTTAattatgcttattttatatacCTCATTTGCCAAAAAATATGGTATGGAAGAATAAACGTTGTTTGTCTTGAGTTGACTATTTTAATTCATCAATAAcgttaataatttgttttatagttttactTAAGTAGTATTGAATAGAATTACTATTACCGTAGCATGACAAATGAATTGGGTTTTCCATCGCAGATCATAGGACTCCCAATTGTTCTTTAAGTAGAGTATATGTCCTGGTATAAAtaactttcaattttaataacaatagtTTATAAGCACAAACTTTCACGTTGATCGCCTTTACTACTGGcggttacattttatttacatacatgagaAGAGCTCGATAATATGATGACACAGATTATTAACactaatatattaataattcaagtataaaaagtaattattaatGTGATATTGTTTGAAAGGCTTGGATGTAGTATAAACTGCGTACATCTGCATTCGGTaccattattgtttttattcttataagTTAAACTatgattttcttattattattattattattcacattattattgttaaagatttaaagatatcatataatttacatgttgttttaatgtaGAGGGATCGAAAGCATTTCGGATTCGATGGCTTGCTTCCCTTACACCATGACCGAGGAAGTACAAACacaacttttgaaaatgaaaaggtGTTTGTGCGAACCAGAGACGTTAAATGAATACCGGGGCAACGATAACAACTTATTAGGCGTTATATGCGGATTATGCGATCAAGAGTGGCTGAGAGAAACGAGGAATACGAGAAAGAAAATCATTTTCCAAGGACAAGAAATGGgcaaatacaattataaagaATTCGTGGATAGTGGCTTCTTAATGACCAGGCCAGAAAGAACCGAAATCACACAGTGGAACGTGGGATCGTTGGGAGAAGGGGATCATATTACTTGGGAAAGGACCTATGATATCTGGCATCATGCGATTgtggtaaaaatatttttgtcggGGCAGATtgaaatatgccattttgattCAGACAATgagagaaaaaaaactaaagcGATTATCAAAACCAAAGAGATAAATCCGCTGAAGGAAAATGGTACCCTCTACAGAATAAATTACAGTAACATTCCTGAAGAAAATTCTGCTGCATTAGTAGTCGCAAGAACAAAGTATTTTCGTTCGCTGCCAACAATAAGCAAGAGTTGCTATAACCTTTTCAAGAACAACTGTGAAAACTTCGCGACATATTGTAAAACAGGCACCAGCATCAGTTATCAGGTTGAGTGGTTGAAATCAAGGGTAGAAGAATTAATAGCTGATGAGCTTGAAAATATACCTCAAATTCGAAGGCTGGTCATTCAGTTAAGACATACACGATATGGAGGTAACGACCTATTTAATCGCGGTGGTGATGCTAGTTTGCTGATGCTATCTGAAGTCCGCATGTGTTACAAAGACATTGTTAAGATAATCTCAATAACAGGAATGTCAGATGAAGATCGCTCACGTGAAATAATCAAACGGATATCTCAATGTGTAGGAGGAGTGGTTACAGTGGGTGTTGGTAGTTACGCGCTGGGatcttttaaatcaaaatatggtACCCTGGTCGCCGGGCCTTTGGAACTTTTTTTTGGTAAGATTTTTGGCGCCTGGGTCGGTGGTCGGATTGCAAGAAGTGGAATAATGA
Above is a genomic segment from Mya arenaria isolate MELC-2E11 chromosome 2, ASM2691426v1 containing:
- the LOC128219944 gene encoding uncharacterized protein LOC128219944 — protein: MGNSTHKECVDSGFLMTRPVRTRITPRNVNSLKEGDHITWHRTYGIWHHANVVKTFSSGQIEVRHFASDRTGLKAKAIIQNKVVDPLKENGILYRINNSSIPGGNSAELVVARTRGIESISDSMACFPYTMTEEVQTQLLKMKRCLCEPETLNEYRGNDNNLLGVICGLCDQEWLRETRNTRKKIIFQGQEMGKYNYKEFVDSGFLMTRPERTEITQWNVGSLGEGDHITWERTYDIWHHAIVVKIFLSGQIEICHFDSDNERKKTKAIIKTKEINPLKENGTLYRINYSNIPEENSAALVVARTKYFRSLPTISKSCYNLFKNNCENFATYCKTGTSISYQVEWLKSRVEELIADELENIPQIRRLVIQLRHTRYGGNDLFNRGGDASLLMLSEVRMCYKDIVKIISITGMSDEDRSREIIKRISQCVGGVVTVGVGSYALGSFKSKYGTLVAGPLELFFGKIFGAWVGGRIARSGIMNRGLCEISDLDLQVQSYQV